The following proteins are co-located in the Oryzias melastigma strain HK-1 linkage group LG8, ASM292280v2, whole genome shotgun sequence genome:
- the aanat2 gene encoding arylalkylamine N-acetyltransferase 2 — protein sequence MTQKVSGSPFLKPFFLRAPVRVVSPLQQRRHTLPASEFRNLTPQDAISVFEIEREGKCGFFNFFVRKCIKFVMFYLLFGMFFHIILRLMLFSLKCLPAFVSVSGECPLTLDEVLNFLGQCPELSLGWFEEGQLVAFIIGSGWDKERLSQKAMTQHVPDTPTVHIHVLSVHRHCRQQGKGSILLWRYLQYLRCMPGLRRALLICEDFLVPFYLKAGFKEKGPSEISVSNMQFQEMEYTLGGQAYARRNSGC from the exons ATGACACAGAAGGTCAGCGGCTCGCCTTTCCTCAAGCCTTTCTTTCTGAGGGCGCCCGTCAGAGTCGTGAGCCCCCTGCAGCAGAGGCGGCACACGCTCCCCGCCAGCGAGTTCAGAAACCTCACACCACAGGACGCCATCAGCGTGTTTGAAATCGAACGAGAAGGCAAGtgtggattttttaatttttttgtccgaaaatgtatcaaatttgtcatgttttatcttttattcggcatgtttttccacattattCTTCGGTTGATgctattttctttgaaatgccTTCCAGCCTTTGTTTCTGTATCTGGAGAGTGTCCACTCACTCTGGATGAAGTGCTTAATTTCCTGGGTCAGTGCCCCGAGCTGTCCCTGGGTTGGTTTGAAGAGGGACAGCTGGTGGCTTTCATCATCGGCTCCGGCTGGGACAAGGAAAGGCTTTCACAG AAGGCCATGACTCAGCATGTCCCAGACACTCCCACCGTGCACATCCATGTGCTGTCTGTGCACCGGCACTGTCGGCAGCAAGGGAAGGGCTCCATCCTCTTGTGGCGCTACTTGCAGTACCTCCGCTGCATGCCGGGCCTCCGTCGCGCTTTGCTGATCTGCGAGGACTTCCTGGTGCCTTTTTACCTCAAGGCGGGCTTCAAGGAGAAGGGCCCGTCGGAAATCTCAGTGTCCAACATGCAGTTTCAAGAGATGGAGTACACGCTGGGCGGGCAGGCATATGCAAGGCGGAACAGCGGCTGCTAA
- the rhbdf1a gene encoding inactive rhomboid protein 1 isoform X2: MAESRRESTSSLQRKKPPWLRLDIPAAQMSLDEPPTFVQPMKRQGFLRSISMPVETSHLPSPPRDFFDTRRPVLQRQSSITQTIKSRRVHFERINTVPIKGQRAARRSTRKHHSLSRTLLRGTADWFGVSKDGDATQKWQRKSLRHCSMRYGKLKPQVIREMDLPSQDNISLTSTETPPPLYVPSSQHGMQKIVDPLARGRAFRMVEEVDGYSVPQTPITPGAASLCSFTSSRSGLNRLPRRRKRESVAKMSFRAAAALVKGRSFRESTLKRAQRRSFTPASFMEEDVIDFPDELDTSFFARDILMQEELSTYADEVFESPSEAVIKEAASSSKKDETELTGSALDKTELERSHLMLPLERGWRKTKEGTPGPPKVPLRQEVVSVNGQRRGQRIVVPVKKLFAREKRPYGLGMVGKLTNRTYRKRIDSYVKRQIEDMDDHRPFFTYWITFVHLLITILAVCIYGIAPVGFSQHETVDSVLRNKGVYENVKFVQQENFWIGPSSEALIHLGAKYSPCMRQDKQVHHLIGEKRAIERNSACCVRNDRSGCVQTTEEECSSTLAVWVKWPQHSSTPKLHGKERQYGSVCHQDPRICLEPASGPPHEWPDDITKWPICTRYNTGNHTNMPHIDCTIMGRPCCIGTKGRCEITSREYCDFMKGYFHEEATLCSQVHCMDDVCGLLPFLNPEIPDQFYRLWLSLFLHAGILHCLVSVVFQMTILRDLEKLAGWLRISIIYILSGITGNLASAIFLPYRAEVGPAGSQFGILACLFVELFQSWQILAEPWRAFIKLLCVVIFLFIFGLLPWIDNFAHICGFISGFFLSFAFLPYISFGRMDLYRKRCQIIVFLLVFVGLFSGLVVLFYVYPIQCDWCELLTCIPFTDKFCEKYDLNAHLH, translated from the exons ATGGCTGAATCGCGGCGGGAAAGCACAAGCAGCCTGCAGAGGAAGAAACCTCCCTGGCTCCGACTGGACATTCCCGCAGCTCAGATGTCCCTCGATGAGCCTCCCACTTTTGTTCAG CCAATGAAGAGGCAGGGGTTCCTGCGTAGCATCAGCATGCCTGTGGAAACATCCCACCTCCCGTCTCCTCCACGGGACTTCTTCGACACCCGGCGGCCGGTCTTGCAGCGTCAGTCATCCATTACTCAAACCATAAAGAG CAGGAGAGTGCATTTTGAGCGGATTAACACTGTGCCCATTAAGGGGCAGCGGGCTGCACGGCGCAGCACCAGGAAACACCACTCTCTGTCCAGAACTCTTCTCAG GGGAACGGCGGACTGGTTTGGGGTTAGTAAGGATGGCGACGCCACCCAGAAGTGGCAGAGGAAAAGTCTGCGCCACTGCAGCATGCGCTATGGGAAGCTGAAGCCACAGGTGATCCGGGAGATGGATCTGCCCAGCCAGGACAACATCTCGCTGACCAGCACTgagactcctccccctctgtATGTTCCCTCCTCACAGCATGGGATGCAAAAG ATAGTCGATCCACTGGCTCGTGGGAGAGCCTTTCGAATGGTGGAAGAGGTGGATGGCTACAGCGTGCCTCAAACCCCCATCACGCCCGGGGCTGCCTCGCTTTGCTCCTTTACCAGCTCTCGCTCAGGTCTCAACCGGCTGCCGCGGCGGCGTAAGCGGGAATCTGTGGCAAAAATGAGCTTCAGGGCCGCAGCTGCGCTTGTTAAA GGGAGGTCGTTTCGGGAAAGTACCCTGAAACGGGCGCAGAGAAGAAGCTTCACCCCTGCCAGCTTCATGGAGGAGGATGTGATCGACTTTCCAGATGAGCTCGACACATCCTTCTTTGCCAGA GATATTTTGATGCAGGAGGAGCTGTCCACGTATGCAGACGAGGTGTTTGAGTCTCCATCTGAAGCCGTCATCAAAGAGGCAGCCTCTAGCAGCAAGAAGGATGAGACGGAGCTGACAGGCAGCGCCCTAGATAAGACCGAGCTGGAGAGAAGTCACCTCatgct ACCTCTGGAGAGAGGGTGGCGTAAAACCAAAGAGGGAACTCCAGGTCCGCCGAAGGTGCCGCTGCGTCAGGAGGTGGTGAGCGTGAACGGACAGCGGCGTGGGCAACGCATCGTCGTTCCCGTCAAGAAGCTTTTCGCCCGCGAGAAGAGGCCTTACGGGTTGGGGATGGTTGGAAAGCTGACGAACCGCACGTATCGCAAACGCATCGACAGCTACGTCAAAAGGCAGATTGAAGATATGGATGACCACAG GCCTTTTTTCACATACTGGATCACCTTTGTCCATTTACTTATCACTATCCTGGCTGTATGCATCTATGGCATTGCGCCTGTAGGCTTTTCCCAGCACGAGACAGTTGATTCT GTTTTAAGAAACAAAGGTGTGTATGAAAACGTCAAGTTTGTTCAGCAGGAGAACTTCTGGATCGGGCCGAGTTCA GAAGCCCTGATCCACTTGGGGGCCAAATATTCTCCATGCATGAGACAAGACAAACAGGTGCACCATCTTATCGGGGAAAAGAGAGCAATCGAGCGCAACTCGGCGTGCTGCGTTCGGAACGATCGCTCTGGATGTGTCCAAACCACAGAGGAGGAATGCTCG agcACTCTGGCTGTGTGGGTGAAGTGGCCGCAACATTCCAGCACGCCTAAGCTTCATGGTAAAGAGAGGCAGTATGGCTCCGTGTGCCATCAGGATCCAag aaTATGTCTGGAGCCTGCCTCTGGGCCTCCGCACGAGTGGCCGGATGATATCACCAAGTGGCCA ATTTGTACCAGGTACAACACGGGTAACCACACCAACATGCCTCACATAGACTGCACCATCATGGGCCGGCCCTGCTGCATTGGAACCAAAGGAAG GTGTGAGATCACATCCCGTGAATATTGTGACTTCATGAAGggctactttcacgaggaggcGACCCTTTGCTCGCAA GTGCACTGCATGGATGATGTCTGTGGACTTTTGCCTTTCCTGAATCCTGAGATCCCAGATCAGTTTTACAGACTCTGGCTCTCGCTTTTCCTGCACGCTGG GATCCTTCACTGCCTGGTGTCCGTGGTTTTCCAAATGACCATCTTGAGGGATCTGGAGAAACTGGCAGGCTGGCTTCGAATTTCAATCATTTACATCCTCAGCGGCATCACTGGCAACTTGGCGTCTGCCATCTTCCTGCCCTACAGAGCAGAG GTGGGTCCAGCAGGTTCCCAGTTTGGCATCCTGGCCTGCCTGTTCGTGGAGCTGTTCCAGAGCTGGCAGATTTTGGCCGAGCCCTGGAGGGCCTTCATCAAGCTGCTGTGTGTCGTCATCTTTCTGTTCATCTTCGGCCTGTTGCCTTGGATTGACAACTTTGCCCACATATGCGGATTCATCTCCGGCTTCTTCCTGTCCTTCGCCTTCCTGCCGTACATCAGCTTCGGCCGCATGGACCTGTACCGCAAACGCTGCCAGATCATCGTCTTCCTGCTGGTGTTTGTCGGCCTCTTCTCCGGCCTTGTGGTGCTCTTCTACGTCTACCCCATCCAGTGCGACTGGTGCGAGCTGCTCACGTGCATCCCCTTCACAGACAAATTCTGTGAGAAGTATGACCTGAACGCTCACCTGCACTGA
- the rhbdf1a gene encoding inactive rhomboid protein 1 isoform X1, with product MAESRRESTSSLQRKKPPWLRLDIPAAQMSLDEPPTFVQPMKRQGFLRSISMPVETSHLPSPPRDFFDTRRPVLQRQSSITQTIKSSRRVHFERINTVPIKGQRAARRSTRKHHSLSRTLLRGTADWFGVSKDGDATQKWQRKSLRHCSMRYGKLKPQVIREMDLPSQDNISLTSTETPPPLYVPSSQHGMQKIVDPLARGRAFRMVEEVDGYSVPQTPITPGAASLCSFTSSRSGLNRLPRRRKRESVAKMSFRAAAALVKGRSFRESTLKRAQRRSFTPASFMEEDVIDFPDELDTSFFARDILMQEELSTYADEVFESPSEAVIKEAASSSKKDETELTGSALDKTELERSHLMLPLERGWRKTKEGTPGPPKVPLRQEVVSVNGQRRGQRIVVPVKKLFAREKRPYGLGMVGKLTNRTYRKRIDSYVKRQIEDMDDHRPFFTYWITFVHLLITILAVCIYGIAPVGFSQHETVDSVLRNKGVYENVKFVQQENFWIGPSSEALIHLGAKYSPCMRQDKQVHHLIGEKRAIERNSACCVRNDRSGCVQTTEEECSSTLAVWVKWPQHSSTPKLHGKERQYGSVCHQDPRICLEPASGPPHEWPDDITKWPICTRYNTGNHTNMPHIDCTIMGRPCCIGTKGRCEITSREYCDFMKGYFHEEATLCSQVHCMDDVCGLLPFLNPEIPDQFYRLWLSLFLHAGILHCLVSVVFQMTILRDLEKLAGWLRISIIYILSGITGNLASAIFLPYRAEVGPAGSQFGILACLFVELFQSWQILAEPWRAFIKLLCVVIFLFIFGLLPWIDNFAHICGFISGFFLSFAFLPYISFGRMDLYRKRCQIIVFLLVFVGLFSGLVVLFYVYPIQCDWCELLTCIPFTDKFCEKYDLNAHLH from the exons ATGGCTGAATCGCGGCGGGAAAGCACAAGCAGCCTGCAGAGGAAGAAACCTCCCTGGCTCCGACTGGACATTCCCGCAGCTCAGATGTCCCTCGATGAGCCTCCCACTTTTGTTCAG CCAATGAAGAGGCAGGGGTTCCTGCGTAGCATCAGCATGCCTGTGGAAACATCCCACCTCCCGTCTCCTCCACGGGACTTCTTCGACACCCGGCGGCCGGTCTTGCAGCGTCAGTCATCCATTACTCAAACCATAAAGAG CAGCAGGAGAGTGCATTTTGAGCGGATTAACACTGTGCCCATTAAGGGGCAGCGGGCTGCACGGCGCAGCACCAGGAAACACCACTCTCTGTCCAGAACTCTTCTCAG GGGAACGGCGGACTGGTTTGGGGTTAGTAAGGATGGCGACGCCACCCAGAAGTGGCAGAGGAAAAGTCTGCGCCACTGCAGCATGCGCTATGGGAAGCTGAAGCCACAGGTGATCCGGGAGATGGATCTGCCCAGCCAGGACAACATCTCGCTGACCAGCACTgagactcctccccctctgtATGTTCCCTCCTCACAGCATGGGATGCAAAAG ATAGTCGATCCACTGGCTCGTGGGAGAGCCTTTCGAATGGTGGAAGAGGTGGATGGCTACAGCGTGCCTCAAACCCCCATCACGCCCGGGGCTGCCTCGCTTTGCTCCTTTACCAGCTCTCGCTCAGGTCTCAACCGGCTGCCGCGGCGGCGTAAGCGGGAATCTGTGGCAAAAATGAGCTTCAGGGCCGCAGCTGCGCTTGTTAAA GGGAGGTCGTTTCGGGAAAGTACCCTGAAACGGGCGCAGAGAAGAAGCTTCACCCCTGCCAGCTTCATGGAGGAGGATGTGATCGACTTTCCAGATGAGCTCGACACATCCTTCTTTGCCAGA GATATTTTGATGCAGGAGGAGCTGTCCACGTATGCAGACGAGGTGTTTGAGTCTCCATCTGAAGCCGTCATCAAAGAGGCAGCCTCTAGCAGCAAGAAGGATGAGACGGAGCTGACAGGCAGCGCCCTAGATAAGACCGAGCTGGAGAGAAGTCACCTCatgct ACCTCTGGAGAGAGGGTGGCGTAAAACCAAAGAGGGAACTCCAGGTCCGCCGAAGGTGCCGCTGCGTCAGGAGGTGGTGAGCGTGAACGGACAGCGGCGTGGGCAACGCATCGTCGTTCCCGTCAAGAAGCTTTTCGCCCGCGAGAAGAGGCCTTACGGGTTGGGGATGGTTGGAAAGCTGACGAACCGCACGTATCGCAAACGCATCGACAGCTACGTCAAAAGGCAGATTGAAGATATGGATGACCACAG GCCTTTTTTCACATACTGGATCACCTTTGTCCATTTACTTATCACTATCCTGGCTGTATGCATCTATGGCATTGCGCCTGTAGGCTTTTCCCAGCACGAGACAGTTGATTCT GTTTTAAGAAACAAAGGTGTGTATGAAAACGTCAAGTTTGTTCAGCAGGAGAACTTCTGGATCGGGCCGAGTTCA GAAGCCCTGATCCACTTGGGGGCCAAATATTCTCCATGCATGAGACAAGACAAACAGGTGCACCATCTTATCGGGGAAAAGAGAGCAATCGAGCGCAACTCGGCGTGCTGCGTTCGGAACGATCGCTCTGGATGTGTCCAAACCACAGAGGAGGAATGCTCG agcACTCTGGCTGTGTGGGTGAAGTGGCCGCAACATTCCAGCACGCCTAAGCTTCATGGTAAAGAGAGGCAGTATGGCTCCGTGTGCCATCAGGATCCAag aaTATGTCTGGAGCCTGCCTCTGGGCCTCCGCACGAGTGGCCGGATGATATCACCAAGTGGCCA ATTTGTACCAGGTACAACACGGGTAACCACACCAACATGCCTCACATAGACTGCACCATCATGGGCCGGCCCTGCTGCATTGGAACCAAAGGAAG GTGTGAGATCACATCCCGTGAATATTGTGACTTCATGAAGggctactttcacgaggaggcGACCCTTTGCTCGCAA GTGCACTGCATGGATGATGTCTGTGGACTTTTGCCTTTCCTGAATCCTGAGATCCCAGATCAGTTTTACAGACTCTGGCTCTCGCTTTTCCTGCACGCTGG GATCCTTCACTGCCTGGTGTCCGTGGTTTTCCAAATGACCATCTTGAGGGATCTGGAGAAACTGGCAGGCTGGCTTCGAATTTCAATCATTTACATCCTCAGCGGCATCACTGGCAACTTGGCGTCTGCCATCTTCCTGCCCTACAGAGCAGAG GTGGGTCCAGCAGGTTCCCAGTTTGGCATCCTGGCCTGCCTGTTCGTGGAGCTGTTCCAGAGCTGGCAGATTTTGGCCGAGCCCTGGAGGGCCTTCATCAAGCTGCTGTGTGTCGTCATCTTTCTGTTCATCTTCGGCCTGTTGCCTTGGATTGACAACTTTGCCCACATATGCGGATTCATCTCCGGCTTCTTCCTGTCCTTCGCCTTCCTGCCGTACATCAGCTTCGGCCGCATGGACCTGTACCGCAAACGCTGCCAGATCATCGTCTTCCTGCTGGTGTTTGTCGGCCTCTTCTCCGGCCTTGTGGTGCTCTTCTACGTCTACCCCATCCAGTGCGACTGGTGCGAGCTGCTCACGTGCATCCCCTTCACAGACAAATTCTGTGAGAAGTATGACCTGAACGCTCACCTGCACTGA
- the rhbdf1a gene encoding inactive rhomboid protein 1 isoform X3 — protein MAESRRESTSSLQRKKPPWLRLDIPAAQMSLDEPPTFVQPMKRQGFLRSISMPVETSHLPSPPRDFFDTRRPVLQRQSSITQTIKRGTADWFGVSKDGDATQKWQRKSLRHCSMRYGKLKPQVIREMDLPSQDNISLTSTETPPPLYVPSSQHGMQKIVDPLARGRAFRMVEEVDGYSVPQTPITPGAASLCSFTSSRSGLNRLPRRRKRESVAKMSFRAAAALVKGRSFRESTLKRAQRRSFTPASFMEEDVIDFPDELDTSFFARDILMQEELSTYADEVFESPSEAVIKEAASSSKKDETELTGSALDKTELERSHLMLPLERGWRKTKEGTPGPPKVPLRQEVVSVNGQRRGQRIVVPVKKLFAREKRPYGLGMVGKLTNRTYRKRIDSYVKRQIEDMDDHRPFFTYWITFVHLLITILAVCIYGIAPVGFSQHETVDSVLRNKGVYENVKFVQQENFWIGPSSEALIHLGAKYSPCMRQDKQVHHLIGEKRAIERNSACCVRNDRSGCVQTTEEECSSTLAVWVKWPQHSSTPKLHGKERQYGSVCHQDPRICLEPASGPPHEWPDDITKWPICTRYNTGNHTNMPHIDCTIMGRPCCIGTKGRCEITSREYCDFMKGYFHEEATLCSQVHCMDDVCGLLPFLNPEIPDQFYRLWLSLFLHAGILHCLVSVVFQMTILRDLEKLAGWLRISIIYILSGITGNLASAIFLPYRAEVGPAGSQFGILACLFVELFQSWQILAEPWRAFIKLLCVVIFLFIFGLLPWIDNFAHICGFISGFFLSFAFLPYISFGRMDLYRKRCQIIVFLLVFVGLFSGLVVLFYVYPIQCDWCELLTCIPFTDKFCEKYDLNAHLH, from the exons ATGGCTGAATCGCGGCGGGAAAGCACAAGCAGCCTGCAGAGGAAGAAACCTCCCTGGCTCCGACTGGACATTCCCGCAGCTCAGATGTCCCTCGATGAGCCTCCCACTTTTGTTCAG CCAATGAAGAGGCAGGGGTTCCTGCGTAGCATCAGCATGCCTGTGGAAACATCCCACCTCCCGTCTCCTCCACGGGACTTCTTCGACACCCGGCGGCCGGTCTTGCAGCGTCAGTCATCCATTACTCAAACCATAAAGAG GGGAACGGCGGACTGGTTTGGGGTTAGTAAGGATGGCGACGCCACCCAGAAGTGGCAGAGGAAAAGTCTGCGCCACTGCAGCATGCGCTATGGGAAGCTGAAGCCACAGGTGATCCGGGAGATGGATCTGCCCAGCCAGGACAACATCTCGCTGACCAGCACTgagactcctccccctctgtATGTTCCCTCCTCACAGCATGGGATGCAAAAG ATAGTCGATCCACTGGCTCGTGGGAGAGCCTTTCGAATGGTGGAAGAGGTGGATGGCTACAGCGTGCCTCAAACCCCCATCACGCCCGGGGCTGCCTCGCTTTGCTCCTTTACCAGCTCTCGCTCAGGTCTCAACCGGCTGCCGCGGCGGCGTAAGCGGGAATCTGTGGCAAAAATGAGCTTCAGGGCCGCAGCTGCGCTTGTTAAA GGGAGGTCGTTTCGGGAAAGTACCCTGAAACGGGCGCAGAGAAGAAGCTTCACCCCTGCCAGCTTCATGGAGGAGGATGTGATCGACTTTCCAGATGAGCTCGACACATCCTTCTTTGCCAGA GATATTTTGATGCAGGAGGAGCTGTCCACGTATGCAGACGAGGTGTTTGAGTCTCCATCTGAAGCCGTCATCAAAGAGGCAGCCTCTAGCAGCAAGAAGGATGAGACGGAGCTGACAGGCAGCGCCCTAGATAAGACCGAGCTGGAGAGAAGTCACCTCatgct ACCTCTGGAGAGAGGGTGGCGTAAAACCAAAGAGGGAACTCCAGGTCCGCCGAAGGTGCCGCTGCGTCAGGAGGTGGTGAGCGTGAACGGACAGCGGCGTGGGCAACGCATCGTCGTTCCCGTCAAGAAGCTTTTCGCCCGCGAGAAGAGGCCTTACGGGTTGGGGATGGTTGGAAAGCTGACGAACCGCACGTATCGCAAACGCATCGACAGCTACGTCAAAAGGCAGATTGAAGATATGGATGACCACAG GCCTTTTTTCACATACTGGATCACCTTTGTCCATTTACTTATCACTATCCTGGCTGTATGCATCTATGGCATTGCGCCTGTAGGCTTTTCCCAGCACGAGACAGTTGATTCT GTTTTAAGAAACAAAGGTGTGTATGAAAACGTCAAGTTTGTTCAGCAGGAGAACTTCTGGATCGGGCCGAGTTCA GAAGCCCTGATCCACTTGGGGGCCAAATATTCTCCATGCATGAGACAAGACAAACAGGTGCACCATCTTATCGGGGAAAAGAGAGCAATCGAGCGCAACTCGGCGTGCTGCGTTCGGAACGATCGCTCTGGATGTGTCCAAACCACAGAGGAGGAATGCTCG agcACTCTGGCTGTGTGGGTGAAGTGGCCGCAACATTCCAGCACGCCTAAGCTTCATGGTAAAGAGAGGCAGTATGGCTCCGTGTGCCATCAGGATCCAag aaTATGTCTGGAGCCTGCCTCTGGGCCTCCGCACGAGTGGCCGGATGATATCACCAAGTGGCCA ATTTGTACCAGGTACAACACGGGTAACCACACCAACATGCCTCACATAGACTGCACCATCATGGGCCGGCCCTGCTGCATTGGAACCAAAGGAAG GTGTGAGATCACATCCCGTGAATATTGTGACTTCATGAAGggctactttcacgaggaggcGACCCTTTGCTCGCAA GTGCACTGCATGGATGATGTCTGTGGACTTTTGCCTTTCCTGAATCCTGAGATCCCAGATCAGTTTTACAGACTCTGGCTCTCGCTTTTCCTGCACGCTGG GATCCTTCACTGCCTGGTGTCCGTGGTTTTCCAAATGACCATCTTGAGGGATCTGGAGAAACTGGCAGGCTGGCTTCGAATTTCAATCATTTACATCCTCAGCGGCATCACTGGCAACTTGGCGTCTGCCATCTTCCTGCCCTACAGAGCAGAG GTGGGTCCAGCAGGTTCCCAGTTTGGCATCCTGGCCTGCCTGTTCGTGGAGCTGTTCCAGAGCTGGCAGATTTTGGCCGAGCCCTGGAGGGCCTTCATCAAGCTGCTGTGTGTCGTCATCTTTCTGTTCATCTTCGGCCTGTTGCCTTGGATTGACAACTTTGCCCACATATGCGGATTCATCTCCGGCTTCTTCCTGTCCTTCGCCTTCCTGCCGTACATCAGCTTCGGCCGCATGGACCTGTACCGCAAACGCTGCCAGATCATCGTCTTCCTGCTGGTGTTTGTCGGCCTCTTCTCCGGCCTTGTGGTGCTCTTCTACGTCTACCCCATCCAGTGCGACTGGTGCGAGCTGCTCACGTGCATCCCCTTCACAGACAAATTCTGTGAGAAGTATGACCTGAACGCTCACCTGCACTGA